tcattttatggttagccagttttatgcatatgaaatgcaggtatacatgaatgttgggatgcttaacatttctaaatcatgttttaatgtgtattcacttttctttaatagttttggtgggtttgatgtgCTATCATTTTGTGAACGTTTAATACACATTATTAGTGGATGATGTAATGTACTATAGGTTAATCcataagcattatgaaaatataagttaaatgtaatatgattattatatttatggacaaaatttaCATACGttgatcttatttattaataagcattacaaaaatctagaggctaatcaacaaaaaacaaccatatcttctataataatttataatgatgtgacaccataattcaaaggtgatgcatttaacgtgacatcataactcaaaggtgatgcatttaatatgacaccttatatatatctcatacaactctatatcaaattaagcatcactaaaaatatatgatgTCGCTTTTGAACgtgtcaccatttatctgctttggtgtcgcttccaaatacgacatcaattggtaccctctatggtgtccgTGGATATGGTGACGTTATGTTGTAGCGATATCCTATGTTTAGGGTGACTCATTGTAAATGTTACcctatattttttagaatggtTTCTAGAAACAAGCCTTAGTTTTTTCcacaataaaaaattgtttggaaacttaaaatgtttccaacctattttttatgtttccaaatatttcttaaaagataattttgatttgtattattttatttctaatcattttttatatttgtataattattgtttaaaatagtttacaaaggaaattaaaaaataattaaatatattattagaaaacACGATATTTTTCATACAGAAATTACTAAATATGTTTTGAgtgtgaaaacaattttttatttttaagagtaaaaaatcattttttaaaataatttctaaacaaacttttttttttttttttggtcaaaaacTTGTGAATACGTGGttactaaatttaaaataaaaaaataaaaatgaggctATAGATTCGAATCAACCCTACCCCATGTGGTGTGATTAAAATACTAAAGTTGTCACAAGCGTAAACTTAAAGTCTTGTAGTAGCCcaatgaaattaaagaaaaagagagtgGAGATTTGGTGAAACCACAGGAGCTATGCCATGGTGGTGGAGCCTTGAAGTAACCCATGATCTACGTACATTAATACTAGTAGAATTGGTGGCCCCATGTATTTGTTCTCACACGTGCTTGCTATCCAAATCATGCAAAGTATGTACACATAAAATTCTTTTGGGTGTTTGGATCactagaaaaagagaaagaaaaaggtgTGCACTTTTTGTGGGTCAACAGGCATTTGCTTTATATTCAAGTATGGTGTAGGACGAAATGGGGCAGCCCCACCTCACCCTGTTCATGCATAAATACCTAAGCAAGAGAAGTTGACCAAATCACTTTACCAACTTGTAAGAAAAGACAATGGCTGAGTTCAGTGGAACAAGCCTTTGAACTAAAATTAGGCTTCTCTCCACTgccaattgttttttttttttttaatgaaaattcaaCTGAGAATTGAAGCAACTTTGATGAAAAGACCATCAACTCCTTCATCccatgaaaacattgaaaaggCCATCTctcaaaattccaaaactcaatacTAGGATAGTTTTCATAATTACGATACCTTGTGTTTGGTTAAGGGGAATTTGAGAGAAAacgtgaaagaaaaaaaataaaaagaaaatgagaaatagattaaattttaatatattatatttatttgttttttttaattcatttctcttattttatttattttatataaatattaaatatttttaaaatatataaatttttaactaattttaattatatatatttttatttttcatgataaaatccaacatcaaaaaattatttttttagtattttttgaaaatcaaatatagtagtaaaattttattttattttattttaaaaattacccAAGGTTTTAGCCCCGTGGATAGTTCAACATGCTCATCAAACTTTAACTCCTAGATGGGAATCATTATACGACATTGCTTCAAACTATTTTAGCAATTCTTTTGAGTTCAATTTTGGTATCAACTCGTGGGTTAACTCAGCCATGTGTTCTTTCAAACAAAGGCCATAGTGGTACATTGCTTCATTCCGTGCCTTAAAGTGCGAAAGTCAAAAAGGTAAGCCCAATTCCCAACTATTGCGTTACACCAAAGaaataatttgaatattattttaaaaaaactatatattatatcattatATGACtacatattaatatattatatagtCAAGCCCAATTCATAAACCGTTTGCTAAAAAGTCTCATGAAGCCATCACTCTTCTTTCATCTCCGGCAGCTTCAATTTTCGGAAGATGACGATGAATCCCAATTTGCAACAGGTGATGATGAAGCCCACCAAGCCTGGACGACGCCGTTTCATCATCTCCTccttcttcttcatcctcttccTCTGCGCCGTAGCTTCCATTAACGAAGTCCAATTCGGCAATCTCCTGAAGTTCGGCAGCTGCACATTCTTCTCCAACAACTCATCTTCCGCTAGTTTTCTCCCCCTGAATTCCACCTCCGACGACATCCGGATCCTCATCGGAATCCTGACCCTCCCCGACCAGTACCATCGCCGGCACTTCCTCCGCATGATCTACGGCACCCAGTCGCCGGCCGGAGCAAAGGTCGACATCAAGTTCGTGTTCTGCAACCTCACGAAGGAAGACCAGAAAGTCCTGGTTGCGCTGGAGATAATGCGGTACGACGACATAATCATCCTCAACTGCACGGAGAACATGAATCAGGGCAAGACGTATACGTACTTCTCGAGCTTGCCGGAGATGCTGAATTCCACTGAGGGGCCATCGCCGCCGTACCATTACGTAATGAAGGCGGACGACGACATTTACCTGAGGCTGGACAAACTGGTGGAGTCTCTGAGGCCATTGCCCAGAGAAGATTTGTATTACGGGTACGTGATTCCGTGTGGGAGCATGAATCCATTTCATCACTATATGTCTGGAATGGGGTACCTGGTTTCATGGGACATTGTGGAGTGGGT
Above is a window of Vitis vinifera cultivar Pinot Noir 40024 chromosome 11, ASM3070453v1 DNA encoding:
- the LOC100261534 gene encoding uncharacterized protein LOC100261534, which produces MTMNPNLQQVMMKPTKPGRRRFIISSFFFILFLCAVASINEVQFGNLLKFGSCTFFSNNSSSASFLPLNSTSDDIRILIGILTLPDQYHRRHFLRMIYGTQSPAGAKVDIKFVFCNLTKEDQKVLVALEIMRYDDIIILNCTENMNQGKTYTYFSSLPEMLNSTEGPSPPYHYVMKADDDIYLRLDKLVESLRPLPREDLYYGYVIPCGSMNPFHHYMSGMGYLVSWDIVEWVSVSEISRNHLEGSEDRVFGDWMRWGKRGKNRHTVKWAMYNYPDRPTACTHELWPDTIGVHLLKKQEKWIETLKYFNVTQNLKPSKLYHIP